Genomic DNA from Longimicrobiales bacterium:
TCCCGATCCCGGTTAGTTTCACAGTGCAATGGCAAAAACCTTCATCGGCATTTCCGGCTGGACCTACGCGGGGTGGCGCCGCCTCTTCTATCCGGAAGGATTGCCTCCGCGCCAGGAGCTGCCGTTCGCTTCACTCCAGTTCAACGCCATCGAGATCAACGGCACGTTCTACCGGCTTCAGCGGCCTGAGAACTTCGCGACGTGGCGCGACGTGACGCCGGACGGGTTCCGGTTTGCGGTCAAGGGCAGCCGGTTCATCACCCACATGAAGCAGCTGCGCGATCCTCGCGCTCCGCTCGCGAATTTCTTCGCGTCGGGCGTGCTGCGCCTCGAGGAGAAGCTCGGACCGCTGCTCTGGCAGTTCTCCGACCGTATGCGTTACGACCGCGCGCGCTTCGAGCCGTTCATTGCGATGCTCCCGCAGAGCGAACGGTCCGCATCGAAGCTGGCGCGTCACCACGACGGGCGGCTCGACGGCCGCGCTTCGTACCATACGGAGACCGATCGTCGTGTCCGGCACGCGTTCGAGGTGCGCCACGAGTCGTTCATGTGCGACGATTTCCTGGACCTCCTGCGGCAGCACCATATGGCGCTCGTGTTCTCCGATGCGGCCGCCGAATGGCCGTACGCCGAGGACGTCACGAGCGACTTCGTCTACCTGCGGCTGCACGGCGCGGAGGAGCTGTATGCCAGCGGCTACGACGCTCAGTCGCTGGACCGGTGGGCACGCAAGCTCCGCTCATGGACCAGCGGCCGCGAGCCGCGCGATGCGCTGCGCGCCGGCTCACGCAAAGCGCCGCATGCGAGCGGCCGGGATGCGTACGTATTCTTCGACAACGATGCCAAGGTGCACGCCCCCTTCGATGCGATGGAGCTGGCCGACCGGCTCCACGTGGACTGGAGACACGAACATGCCGAATGACCGGATCGCCGCCCTTCAGAAGATGATCGACCGCAGCCCGGACGACCCGCGCGCCCGCTTCGGCCTCGCCATGGAGCTGGAGAAGCTCGGCCGCTGGGAGGACGCCGCCGCTCAGCTCACACGCTATCTCGAGCTGACCGAGGACGAGGGCAACGCGTGGGGCCGTCTCGGCCACGCACTCCGGCAGCTCGGCCGTGATGATGAGGCACGCACGGCATACGCGCGCGGCATCGCCGCCGCCACCGCACACGGCCATCCGTCCATGGCCGCGGAGTTCGAGGAGATCCTCGATGACTGGTAAGACTGCTAGTGCCGCGCCCTCCAAAGACTGGTAACGCTGCGTCCGGCTGCGAACACGGTAACGCCGCGTCAGCGCATCGTGAACCGCCAGGTTGCCGTTGCCGTTCCCGATCCCCCACACGAACACGCTCCCGCTCCCGCTCCCGTTTTGTTCACCCCTTGCATAACCCCGAACCAAAACCGAACCTTACCGCGCCCCAGATAGCAGCAGATCCGTACGAAGGGAGACCGACCAGCAATGGCAGCCATGCCGACCAGACGGGAGCGGGTGCTCCCGCGCCTGATCGAGGAGGAGATGCGGTCCTCGTTCCTCGATTATTCGATGAGCGTGATCGTGCAGCGCGCGCTGCCGGACGTGCGCGACGGCCTGAAGCCGGTGCACCGCCGGATTCTGCACGCGATGAACGAGGCCGGCCTCTCCGCCGGACGGCCGTACAAGAAGAGCGCGACGGTGGTCGGCGACGTGCTGGGCAAGTACCACCCGCATGGCGACATGGCAGTCTACGAGGCCATGGTCCGGATGGTCCAGGACTTCTCGCTGCGTTACCCGCTCGTTGATGGCCAGGGCAACTTCGGCTCGATCGATGGCGACAACGCGGCGGCCTACCGATACACGGAGGCGCGGCTCGCGGCGATTGCGATGGACCTGCTCGCGGACATCGATCGCGACACGGTCGATTTCGCGCCGAACTTCGACGATCGCCTCAAGGAGCCCACCGTGCTGCCGGCGCGGTTCCCGAACCTGCTGGTCAACGGCTCGAGCGGCATCGCCGTCGGCATGGCGACGAATATCCCGCCGCACAACCTGGAGGAGGTCGCGGGCGCGCTGAAGGCGCTGGTCGCCGATCCCGACGTCACCGTCGAAGAGCTGATGGAGCACATGCCGGGTCCGGACTTCCCGACCGGCGCGTTCATCCTCGGCTCCGACGGCATCCGTGACGCCTACACGAAGGGACGCGGCCGCATCGTGATGCGCGCTGCGGTGCAGAAGGAGACGCGGCGCGGCGGTCGCGAGCAGCTGGTCGTTACGGCGCTGCCCTACGGCGTGTCGAAGGCGAAGGTGATCGAGCAGATCGCCAGCGTCGCGCGCGGGGGCAAGGTGGATGACATCGCGGATCTGCGCGACGAGTCGGACCGCGATGGCATGCGCATCGTGATCGAGCTTAAGCGCGGCGCGAAGACGAAGCCCATCCTGGCGATCCTCTACAAGCAGACATACCTGCAGGCGACGTTCGGCGCGATCATGCTCGCGCTCGATCATGGCGTGCCGCGCGAGCTCTCGCTGAAGGAGATGCTCGAGCGGTTCCGCGACCATCGCGTCGAAGTGATCCAGCGCCGGGCGCGACACGACCTGGAGAAGGCGCGGGCGGAGGCGCACATCATCCAGGGCCTGCTCATCGCGCTCGAGTATATCGATGAGGTGATCGCCATCATTCGCGCCTCAACCGACCAGGACGAGGCGGCGCGCGCGCTGTGCAACTCGTTCGACCTCTCGGAAGAGCAGGCGCGCGCGATCCTCGCCATGCGCCTCGGCCGGCTCACCGCGCTCGAGACCGACGACCTGAAGAAGCAGCTGAGCGAGCTGAAGAAACTCATCCGGCGGCTCGAGGAGATCCTCGCGAGCGAGGCGCGACAGCTGGAGGTCCTGATCGAGGAGCTGGACGATGTCGTCGGCCGTTTTGCCGATGCGCGTCGCACGCAGATCATCGAGAACGTGGCCGAGTACGAGGTCGAGGACCTGGTCGCCGAAGAGCAGGTGGTGATCACGCTCAGTCACGAGTCCTACATCAAGCGCGTGCCGCTCGACCTCTACCGCCGCCGTGTGTCGCGCGGCCGTGCTGTCGCCGGCATGGACCGGCACGAGGAGGACTTCCTCGAGCACGTGTTCGTCGCCGGCACGCAGGACACGCTGGTGTTCTTCACGCAGAGCGGACAGGCGCACGCGCTCGCCGTCGCCGACGTGCCGGAGGCCGGACCGAGCAGCCGCGGGCGTGCGCTCGCGCAGCTCATGACCATTCAGCGCGGCGACCGCGTTGCCGCCCTCATCCCGGTCCAGGAGTTCTCGGAGGATCGGCTGCTGCTGTTCCTCACGAGCGGCGGCATCGTGAAGCGTACCACGCTCGACCAGTACTCGAACATCCGCAGCGGCGGAATCGCCGCGATAAAGGTGCAGGAAGGCGACCGTCTGCTGGATGTGCAGGTATCTGAGGGCGCGAACGACATCGTGCTCGTGACGGGGCAGGGCCGTGCGATCCGGTTTGCCGAGAACGACGTTCCATCGATGGGTCGCGTGTCCCAGGGCGTCAAGGGCATCCAGCTGAGGAAGGATGACGGCGTGGTGGGCATGGCAGTAATCCGCCGCGAAGCGACACTCTGCACCGTCACCGAGAACGGCTACGCCAAGCGCACGCCGATGTCGGAGTACCCCGCGCAGAAGCGCGGCGGGCTCGGCACGATCACGCTGGATGTCAGCAGCAAGACCGGCCCGTTGATCGCCGCTAAGGAGCTGCTCGACGGCGATGAGCTCATGGTGATCACTGCGGCGGGCGCGGCGTTCCGCGTCGCTGGCGGCGAAGTCCCGGTACAGGGGCGGGCGACGCAGGGCAAGCGCGTCATCAGCGTCGGCGCGGGCGACCGCGTAGTCGAGGTCTCACGGGTCGCGCGTGAAGGCGCAGACACGGCCGGCGGGCGCCGCTCCACATCAGATGACGGCGCACAATCAGAAGGTCATGCAAACGGCGATGACTCGGACAGTGAGGATCAGCTCGACCTGATGAGCTAGTGCTGAAGTTCAGGAATCTCGTGTCCGCACGGGGAGGTCGGATTCACGAAATTCCCGCCACTACCGGATGAGCGGCGTCTGCGCTACCCGCTCGAGGAATGCGCCGAGCACGCGGTTGAACGCTGCGGGCTGCTCCAGCGACGGCAGATGCCCGGCGTTGTCGATGATCTCGATCTGCGCGCCGGGGATGGCGCGTGCGAGAAGTCGTGCGTCACCAGGCGGAGTGATCGCGTCCATGGCGCCGACGATCAGTTGTGTCGGCACGTTGATCGATCGCAGCTGCGGCGTGGAATCGGGACGCTCCGCCATGCCGAGCAGTGCGGCGACGACGGCGGGGGCGGGGGCCGTGCTCATGACTTCCCGCAGCTCCTGCTCCACGTGCGGCAGTTTCTCGCGCGTGCTCGCGGAGAGCAGACGCGGTACGAGCGCGTTGATCAACGCCGCGGTGCCGTTCGCGTGCACGTGTCTGGCGTTCTTGACGCGGCCCTCGCGTGCCTCCGCGGAATCGGGACTCGCCCGCGTGTCCGCCAGCACCAGCCCCCGCACCTGCCGCGGGGCACGGCGCATGACGGCGAACGTGACGTAGCCGCCCATCGAGTGACCACAGAACACGGCACTGGCCACGCCGAGATGCGCGAGCAGCGCTGCGACATCCTGTGCCAGGAGATCCATCGGCACACGGTTGCCGGTCACCGGCCCGCTGCCGCCGAAGCCGCGCAGGTCGGGCGCGATTACCCGCCAGCCGGGCGGCGGCGCATCCAGTTGAGGGCGCCATACGGCCGAGCTGAATGGAAACCCGTGGATGAGCACGAGCACGTCATTCCCCGCGCCCGCTTCCCTCCACGTCAGGGTCGCACCGCTGACCTCCGCCCGCGACAGCTCGGCTCCCATTCGCTCCTTTATCGGGTTCTGTAGCGTCAGATACCCAGGCTCGCGCGGATCAGAGGATCGATCCGTTCGGGCGTCCACGGCGGCTGGAACGTCAGCTCGACTTCCGCGCTCTCCACGCCTTCCACTCCCTCGATCGCGGCCTTTGCCTCGTCGAGGATCTGGCCGGCCACCGGGCAGAACGGCGATGTGAGGGACACCGTCGCCTTCACGTGGGTGTCCTGTACGTCAATGTCATAGACGAGGCCGAGCACGACGAGGTCCAGGTTCAGCTCCGGATCCTTCACCTTGCGCAAAGCCCGTCGGACGTCCTTTTCGGTAGGCATGTCTCAACCCTGCTGCAGTCGCGCGCCGGTTCCGGCGCTTTCCGCAATGTACCGACTCCACGCCACCGGATAAAGGCCGACGCCGCGCGGGGCGTTGACACGGCACCCCCGGAACCTGATCCTTGCACCCTCCCGCGCTTCACGGCCGGGCAGGAAATCGCAGCTTCCGGTGGCGCGGCATGCCGCGTCCGAACCAGGTGTACAGCGGATCATGGAGAGCGACATTCGACGTATTGCCGTGAACACGGGCGGCGGGGACTCGCCCGGCCTCAATGCAACCATCCGTGCCGTCGTCCTGTCGGGGATCCGGAACGGCTGGGAGGTGTTCGGGATCCGGAAAGGATTCGGCGGCCTGCTTGGCGAGGGCGGTGTGATTCCGATGGACGCGGACACGGTGCGCGGCATCACCCACCTCGGCGGAACCATCCTCGGCACTACGAACCGGGGGAATCCGTTCGACTGGCCACTTCCGGACGGCGGTACCGTCGACCGGTCGGACGAGATCCTGGAGGGATTCGACCGACACGGGTTCGACGCGCTGATCACGATCGGGGGCGACGGTTCGCTGATGATCGCGCAGCGCCTGGCGGAGAAGGGCCTGCCGGTGATCGGCGTGCCGAAGACCATCGACAACGACCTCGCCGCCACGTCGCTCACGTTCGGGTTTCACACCGCTGTCCAGACCGCGACGGAGGCGCTGGACAAGCTGCACTCCACGGCCGAGAGCCATGAGCGCGTGTTCGTCGTCGAGGTCATGGGGCGGAGTACCGGCTGGATTGCGCTACGATCCGGCATCGCCGCCACGGCCGACGTCATCCTGATACCCGAGATCCCCTACGACCTCGAGAAAGTCTGTGAGAAGATCAGGCAGCGCTACGACATCGGACGCCGTTTCGCGATCGTGGTCGCGGCCGAAGGCGCCGCTCCGCGCGGCGGCGCCGCTTCGTTCATCGCGCCGGCCGGCGCCGGCACCGCGGCCCGCTATGGCGGCATTGCCGAACAGCTCGCGGCCGACATCGCGGTATGCTCCGGCTACGAGACGCGTTCCCTGGTGCTCGGCCACCTGCAGCGCGGCGGCACACCCGTCGCATTCGATCGTTTCATCGCGCTCCGGTTCGGCGCGGCAGCCGTCCGCCTGGTGCAGGAAGGCCGGTTCGGGACGATGGTCGCCATGGTCAATGACGCCATCACAGCAGTCCCCCTGAAGGAAGCCGTCGCGAGCATCAAGACGGTCGACCCGGAATCGGACGCGGTCCAGACCGCCAAGGCGACCGGCATCTCGTTCGGCGACTGAACCGGTCGCCGGCGCGAACCGACATCTCGTTCGGCGACCGACCGGTCGCCAGGTCGAACCGACGTCTCGCTCGCGCCTGACCGGCCGCCGGTGACCGACTACGTTGATCCAGACGCCACGAAGCGTCTCGTTCGCAATCCGCTGGAGGTATGGTGATGAAGCGCTGGTGCGTATCGCTCCTGCTGCAGGTAATGATCGTCTCGCCAACGGCAGCACAGTCCTTCGACCTGTCGGTCGCCAACATCATGCGCGGCCCCGAGCACGTGGGCGAGCCACCGTCGGGCGTCAGCTGGACGGATGACGGCCGCTGGATCTACTTCCGGTGGAAGCCCGGCGGCATGGCATGGCACGAGTCCACGGCCCTCTACCGCGTGCGGGCCGACGGCGGCACACCCGAGCGACTCGACGACACCGCAGCGGACTCGCTCGGCGTGTTCACCGCATCGGGCGACATCTCGCCCGACGGCCGCTCGCGTGTCGTCAGCTATCGCGGCGATCTCTTTCTCATCGATCGTCGCAACCTGAACGTGCGACGCCTGACGGACACGCGCGGGAATCACTCGTCGCCCATCTTCTCGCAGGATGGACGCACCATCTACTACATCAGCGACAACAACGTCTTCGCCCGCTCACTCGCCGACGGGACGCTCCGCCAGGTCACCGATATCCGCAGTGGACCCGCTCCCTCCGAGCCGCGCCCCGCAACCGGACAGCGCGGCTTCCTCGAGCAGCAGCAGCACGAGCTGTTCGAGCACATCCGCCTCCAGGTGCAGCAGCGCGACGCCAATCGTGAGCGGACACGTGCGCGCGAGGAGCGCGAGCCGCGCCAACCGGCATATCTCGATCGCAACGAGCGCGTCGCATCGCTCGAGGTGGAGCCCGGCGGTCGCTACGCCGTCGTATCCACGACGTCCACGTCACAATCCGATGCGCGCCGCACATCCATTCCGTACTGGGTGACGGAGTCCGGTTACACGGAGCCGCGCGAGATGCGCACCAAGGTCGGCGATGAGCCGGGTGCGAGCGGCCGCATGGGCATTGTCTCTCTCGAGAACGGCGAAGTGCGCTGGCTCGATGTCGCTCGAGCGACCCGTCCCGCGACGGACACTTCAACGGCCGCGCCGGAGTTCGGCTTCACGCGATTCGTCGGCTGGAACGATCAGGGGACCGCGGGCCTCGTCGCGGCGACCAGCGCCGACTTCAAGCAGGAGTGGCTGTGGTCCATGGATGCGGCGACCGGCACGCTCACACTGCTGGCCAATGACCGTGACGAGGCGTGGGTCGCGGGACCCTGCTCGTTCTGCATCGGCTGGATGCCCGATGGCAGTCGCGCGTGGTTCGTCAGCGAACGCGACGGATTCGCTCACCTCTACACGATCGCACCCGATGGCAGCGGCCTGCGCCAGCTGACCAGCGGCGACTGGGAGGTGCACAGCGTCGAGATCTCGCCGTCGAAGGATCGCTTCTACCTGACAACCAGCGAAGGCTCACCGCACGAGCAGCACTTCTATCACATGCGGCTCGATGGCACCGGCCGCACGCGCATCACGACCATGCCGGGGCGGCAGGACGCGACGCCGTCACCCGACGGCTCCCGCGTCGCGTTCGTCCACTCGTTCGCGAATACCCCGCCGGATCTCTACATCGCACCGAACCGTGCGGGCGCTGACGCACGTCGCATCACGACGTCACCCACGGCCGAGTGGAGCTCGTTCGACTGGCTCGCGCCCGAGATCGTGCACGTCCCCGCGCGTGATGGCGTGCAGGTGCCCGCGCGCATCTATCGTCCCCAGGACGTCGGCGCGCAGCCGAACGGTGCCGCAGTCATCTTCGTCCACGGTGCGGGCTACCTCCAGAACGTGCACAACTGGTGGTCCACGTACTATCGCGAGTACATGTTCCACCATCTGCTCGCGCAGCGCGGCTACGTCGTTCTGGACATCGACTACCGCGGGTCGGCCGGCTACGGCCGCGACTGGCGCACCGCGATCTATCGGCACATGGGCGGCATGGACCTCACCGACCAGGTCGACGGCGTCCGCTATCTCCAGCAGAATTTCGGCATCGATCCCGAGCGCGTCGGCATCTACGGCGGATCGTACGGCGGATTCATCACGCTGATGGCCCTGTTCACTCAGCCGGAGTCGTTCGGTGCCGGCGCGGCGCTCCGCAGCGTCACCGACTGGGCCCACTACAACCACGGCTACACGGGCCGCATCCTGAACCTGCCGCAGGACGACACCGTCGCCTATCGCCGGTCCTCACCCATCTATTTCGCCGAGGGCCTCGAGGATCCGCTCCTCATCGCACACGGCATGGTCGACACCAACGTCCATTTCAGCGATGTGGTGCGACTCGCCCAGCGCCTGATCGAGCTCGGCAAGACAGACTGGGAGATGGCCGTCTATCCTGTCGAGAACCACAGCTTCGTAGAGCCGTCGTCGTGGACGGATGAGTACCGGCGGATTCTGGAGCTGTTCGAAGAGAATCTCCGGCGCTGAGCGGCCGCGCCTCCGGGGCGCAGGGCGCGATCGGGATTGCGTCGCACGGCGCCGCGACGCATCCCTCGACGCGAACCTACGGAAATAGCTTCCACACGGGCGGGAATGTGCCCAGTATGCCCAGCGCCGTGAGCATGAGAGTGATGGCGCCTATCCGGCCGCCATTCAATTCCCGGTCCTTCCACAATGCGTGCAGCACAGCCCACGAGATCAGCCAGACGACCACGGCGAGGGTCGTGCGGCCGGATACGCCACCGGAAGGGCCGTAGAGCGCTGGTACCGAGAACACGCCTGCTTCGTTCAGCAGGACGATAAAGCCAACTGCGAAGGCACCGATCCCCGCAGCCAGGAACGCCGCCATGGCGGCGCCGTTCGGGCGTTGTCCAGACACCGGGCGGATCGGCGCCGACTGCGCGGCTTCCTTCGTATCCATGGCTGACCTCTTCGTGGCGCCCACTGCGGGGCGGTTACTCCAGCGGAGCGACCTTGTTGACGAAAACACCCAGCAGCGACACGTACGCGACGATCGCGAAGCAGACGAGCAGCAATGACTCGCCCAGACGCCGCAGTCCTGCCTCCTCCAGCAGCCGCTCGCGATAACGCCACGCCACGAAAGCCACCGACGTGACCAGCATCGCAGCTATGAACGGGAGGTGCTCCTTCGTCTCCATCGCGAACGCATGCAGCCACGCCGTGGTCGGCTCGGCGAGCAGCATGGAGCGGGGGTACGCCGACAGGTCAGTCGCTCCCTCGGGCGGTGTGGCCCGGTACGGCGGGAAAATGATGTACGTACCTGCCAGCGTCGTCAGCCAGGTCAGCCCCGCCGCAACGGCTGTCATGGCCGAAATCGCTCCCGCCCGCGTCGCTGCCAGGCCCGCCGGTTCAGCCCGCGGGCGCAGCAGGTAAACAGCAAAAAGGGCGGCCGAGAGCGCCAACAGCGCCCCGCCGCCCATCCCTATCCCGTGAAGCATCGTCAATAAGCTTTGGTCGGAAAACAGCATCGGTCCCCCTGGACGAGAGATACCCGTGTGCTCCTCCGCCGAACCTGGAGAGACCCGCGGCTTTCGCAAGTCGGGCGAAGTCCGCGTGGCACGTAGGGAAGCGCACCCTCGGCTCACGCAGCTCCGGAAACACGAATGGGACCGCGATCACCGCCGCCGGTTCGCAGTTGCCCGCAATCCGTCAGCCGCCGATCCCGATCCCATTCGTACTTCGTTACATGCTCACCCTGCGAACGTCACCAGGATCCCCCGGCGACCTCACCAGCTTACCCTCCGAACTTGGCGTTCATCAGCCTCACATGGAGAGCACTCTTCCCAGTCAGAACCTTGTCCGCATAGCCGTTGTCGGGGTTCTTGCCACGCGCCAGCAGCTTCGAAACGGTTCCCGGCCCGCGATTGTATGCGGTCAGGGCCAGCTTCTCATCACCCTCATACTTGTCCATCAGATAGCGCAGGTACTGGAACCCCACCCTCAGGTTCGTCTCCGGCTTCATCAGATCGCTGCGCGTCGTGCCCGGCACCAGCCAGCGTGCCGTCGATGGCAGCAGCTGCGTCAGACCCACCGCACCTACCGGCGACACCGCACGCGTCCGGAAGCTCGACTCCGCCTGCACCAGACCGAACGCCACCCGCGGCACGATCTTCTCCGCCAGCGCCGCCTCGTGAATGTCCGTGGCCAGCGGAATCGGGATGTCGAACTCCGCCGCAAACGATGCGACGACCAGCTCACGCTCCCGCTCCAGTGTCCGCTGACCCCATTCCCGGGTCACCGGATCTGTCTCGTTCGCTTCGATTCGTGACGCTATCGTGCGCTCCCGCTCCGCGAGTGAATCCAGCTGACCACTCGCCATCAGCACAGCCGACGGGACCATCAGCGCTCCTCCGAGCACCACCCGCAGCGCCGGCCGGCGCGCACGCTCGCACAGCGCCCTGACCTTGGGTGAAAAGCGCATACGCAGCTCCCTTGGCTTGGGTGTGTGATTACTTATAAATGTAGTGGTAACTTGGAGTTAGGGCAACCCAGCCGGGCGTTTTTGGCGTCACGTGGCCCCAAATCAGCCCCGGTTGGCGGGGCTCGGCGTGCCATGCCCCCGAGAGACCTCGCGGCGACTGCCGCGCGTTCACACGAGTTCAGTACACATTCTGGTGGCGCAGGACCGCTATCTGAGACGGACGGTCTGCGGCGTCCCGGCCACCAGCGTCACCGTATAAGGGCCGGCGCGCCGGCTGCCCGTCACCGCCTCCCCGCGGACTGTGACGGTCTGCGTTGCAGGTGCGGCGATGACGAACCGCTCGGTCGCGCTGGCGTTGACGGTGCCGAGAATGGCGTCGCCGCGGCCGTCGTCGTAGCTGACGACCATTGTGACACCGGTCATGTTCTCGACGCTGATACTGAACGTTTCGGCAGGTGCAGCACTGCCGACTTCGAGGCCGCGAGCGCAGCCTGAGAGGGTGATAATGCTGAGGAACAGGAAACAGCGGCGGAGTGTCGGCATGTTTCGCTCACGCGTTGGCGGGAGCGTACGGCTCACTCCGGAAAAGAGAAGCGCCGGCCGCTCTCCGAGTCTGGATCGTCGCCGGTCATGACCTGCACGATGGCGGCCATTTCCTCGCCGATGGCCTCGAGCCGGTGGCTGACCGTGAGCACATGGGCATACTCGAAATAGCCGGCGACGGCGCTCTCGGCGGCGGCGTGCTGAACGATGACGGCCTCGTCCATGGCGGCGCGGGAGCGATCGAGCAGGTGCTTGACCACCATCTGGAGGGTCCGCTGGTCATCGAGCGTGTCGATCGAGATGTCGCCGGTCAGCCTGTGCGAGAACTGCTCCACGTCGGCGACGAGCTGCGGGGGCGCAACGATCCCGTGGCCGCTCACCATATTGGCGAGCAGCACGCGTTCCGCGCATGAACCGAGCGCGGCGAGCTCTTCGAAGCTCAGGTACAGGATCACGTCACCCCTCCATCGGATTGATCGTCTGCTGCTGATCATATGCCGAAGCCGTACGGTACGTTCCGCAATCGCTGTTCCGGCTTCGGATCAATCACGCTGTTCCTTGTATAATAACAAGATACGCCTCGCGAGCCTGCCGTAAAGGCTCTCGCGAGGCGCATCGAGTGTCGCACAACTGGAACAATTAGTCGCGCAGCAGCCTGGCCAGCAGGAAGCCCGCGCCGGCGGCGATGCCCACGCTGAGCAGCGGCCGCTCCCGGATCGAGCGTTCCAGATCGTCGCGCATCGCGTCCGGGTCGTGGCTGCGCAGATATTCCGCGCCGCTGTCGAGCGCCTCACCCGCACGCAGAGCGACCTGACTGGCGCGCTGCTGCACGCCGCCGGCCTCTTCCATCCCGCGTCCGCGCTCCTCGAGGCGGTCGCTGATCCGCTCGAGCTGTCCTGCGACGCGGTTCCGGCTCGCATCCACCGCACTGCTCAGCCGCTCACGACCTTCGCCCACCTTCTCGCTGATCCGCTCCCTGGCACCCTGCTCTTCGCCCGTGAACTTGCGGTCGTAGGAGCCGGCGCGCGTGCCCGCATCGTCCGGCGAGCCGCCTGGCGCCGCCGCTCCCTCGGAACTGAAGGGTCCGCCCGTGGACGAGCCCTCAGTCGATCTGGATGCACCGCCCTGTGACGAGGCCTCCGTCGAGCTGAATGCACCGCCCTGCGACGGGTCCGGCGAGCCGAATGCACCGCCCTGCGACGGGCTGCCCGTGGAGCCGGTCTGTGGTGACCTGTTCGACTCGGCGTCGCTCGTCGAATCCTGCTTGTCGCGATCGAAATCCATGTTGCTACCTCCTTCTGCGTGGTACGGCGCACAGCGCAAGACACGTTCCCTTCACTGCTGCATTGTGCCACTCATGCTGCCGTGTCACGCTCTGCGGAGAGCACGTCCGCAACCTCGCCGCCGAGCAGGATGGACAGCGCAGTGATATAGAGCCACAGCAGCAGTACGATGATCCCACCGATGAAACCGTAGGTCCTGCCGAAATTCGCGATGTTGGAGACGTAGATCCGGAAGAGCAGCGTAGCGAGCATCCACACGATGGTCCCTGCGATGGCGCCGACCAGGAGCTCGCCTCGGATGTTGCGCTGGTCATGGGCCGGCATCACGTAGTATACGGTCCAGAGCAGCGCGACGAGCAGGACCAGCACGATCGGCCACGCGAGCCAGTGCGCATAGCTGCCCAGACCGAGCGCGCTTGCCAGCTGCGGCCCGGCGACGATCGCAATTGCTCCGCCCCAGAGCAGCGCGCCGCCGACGACCATCAGCCCGATCGCCTTGAGGCGTTTCTTCCACCAGGTGGCATTCTCGCGGACGTTGAACATCGCGT
This window encodes:
- a CDS encoding DUF72 domain-containing protein, whose product is MAKTFIGISGWTYAGWRRLFYPEGLPPRQELPFASLQFNAIEINGTFYRLQRPENFATWRDVTPDGFRFAVKGSRFITHMKQLRDPRAPLANFFASGVLRLEEKLGPLLWQFSDRMRYDRARFEPFIAMLPQSERSASKLARHHDGRLDGRASYHTETDRRVRHAFEVRHESFMCDDFLDLLRQHHMALVFSDAAAEWPYAEDVTSDFVYLRLHGAEELYASGYDAQSLDRWARKLRSWTSGREPRDALRAGSRKAPHASGRDAYVFFDNDAKVHAPFDAMELADRLHVDWRHEHAE
- a CDS encoding tetratricopeptide repeat protein, yielding MPNDRIAALQKMIDRSPDDPRARFGLAMELEKLGRWEDAAAQLTRYLELTEDEGNAWGRLGHALRQLGRDDEARTAYARGIAAATAHGHPSMAAEFEEILDDW
- the gyrA gene encoding DNA gyrase subunit A; this encodes MPTRRERVLPRLIEEEMRSSFLDYSMSVIVQRALPDVRDGLKPVHRRILHAMNEAGLSAGRPYKKSATVVGDVLGKYHPHGDMAVYEAMVRMVQDFSLRYPLVDGQGNFGSIDGDNAAAYRYTEARLAAIAMDLLADIDRDTVDFAPNFDDRLKEPTVLPARFPNLLVNGSSGIAVGMATNIPPHNLEEVAGALKALVADPDVTVEELMEHMPGPDFPTGAFILGSDGIRDAYTKGRGRIVMRAAVQKETRRGGREQLVVTALPYGVSKAKVIEQIASVARGGKVDDIADLRDESDRDGMRIVIELKRGAKTKPILAILYKQTYLQATFGAIMLALDHGVPRELSLKEMLERFRDHRVEVIQRRARHDLEKARAEAHIIQGLLIALEYIDEVIAIIRASTDQDEAARALCNSFDLSEEQARAILAMRLGRLTALETDDLKKQLSELKKLIRRLEEILASEARQLEVLIEELDDVVGRFADARRTQIIENVAEYEVEDLVAEEQVVITLSHESYIKRVPLDLYRRRVSRGRAVAGMDRHEEDFLEHVFVAGTQDTLVFFTQSGQAHALAVADVPEAGPSSRGRALAQLMTIQRGDRVAALIPVQEFSEDRLLLFLTSGGIVKRTTLDQYSNIRSGGIAAIKVQEGDRLLDVQVSEGANDIVLVTGQGRAIRFAENDVPSMGRVSQGVKGIQLRKDDGVVGMAVIRREATLCTVTENGYAKRTPMSEYPAQKRGGLGTITLDVSSKTGPLIAAKELLDGDELMVITAAGAAFRVAGGEVPVQGRATQGKRVISVGAGDRVVEVSRVAREGADTAGGRRSTSDDGAQSEGHANGDDSDSEDQLDLMS
- a CDS encoding alpha/beta fold hydrolase, whose product is MGAELSRAEVSGATLTWREAGAGNDVLVLIHGFPFSSAVWRPQLDAPPPGWRVIAPDLRGFGGSGPVTGNRVPMDLLAQDVAALLAHLGVASAVFCGHSMGGYVTFAVMRRAPRQVRGLVLADTRASPDSAEAREGRVKNARHVHANGTAALINALVPRLLSASTREKLPHVEQELREVMSTAPAPAVVAALLGMAERPDSTPQLRSINVPTQLIVGAMDAITPPGDARLLARAIPGAQIEIIDNAGHLPSLEQPAAFNRVLGAFLERVAQTPLIR
- a CDS encoding metal-sulfur cluster assembly factor, whose amino-acid sequence is MPTEKDVRRALRKVKDPELNLDLVVLGLVYDIDVQDTHVKATVSLTSPFCPVAGQILDEAKAAIEGVEGVESAEVELTFQPPWTPERIDPLIRASLGI
- a CDS encoding ATP-dependent 6-phosphofructokinase — encoded protein: MESDIRRIAVNTGGGDSPGLNATIRAVVLSGIRNGWEVFGIRKGFGGLLGEGGVIPMDADTVRGITHLGGTILGTTNRGNPFDWPLPDGGTVDRSDEILEGFDRHGFDALITIGGDGSLMIAQRLAEKGLPVIGVPKTIDNDLAATSLTFGFHTAVQTATEALDKLHSTAESHERVFVVEVMGRSTGWIALRSGIAATADVILIPEIPYDLEKVCEKIRQRYDIGRRFAIVVAAEGAAPRGGAASFIAPAGAGTAARYGGIAEQLAADIAVCSGYETRSLVLGHLQRGGTPVAFDRFIALRFGAAAVRLVQEGRFGTMVAMVNDAITAVPLKEAVASIKTVDPESDAVQTAKATGISFGD